In Sedimenticola thiotaurini, the following proteins share a genomic window:
- the ruvX gene encoding Holliday junction resolvase RuvX: MGTLLGFDYGTAKIGIAVGQTGTGTANPLTTLRAIRQKPDWAAISRLIDEWQPEALVVGLPFDMDDTETEIAPLARRFARQLEGRYRLPVHMADERLTSQVARQELGRRIKNYAELDAIAAKLILETWLSERR; the protein is encoded by the coding sequence ATGGGTACACTACTGGGCTTTGACTACGGCACCGCCAAGATAGGCATCGCCGTCGGCCAGACCGGGACCGGGACTGCCAATCCGCTCACCACCTTGCGGGCCATCCGGCAGAAACCTGACTGGGCGGCGATCAGCCGACTGATCGATGAATGGCAGCCGGAAGCGCTGGTGGTCGGCCTGCCATTCGACATGGATGACACCGAGACGGAAATAGCGCCCCTGGCGCGCCGTTTTGCCCGGCAGCTGGAAGGACGTTACCGCCTGCCGGTGCACATGGCTGACGAACGCCTGACTTCCCAGGTGGCCCGTCAGGAGCTGGGACGCAGGATAAAAAATTACGCAGAACTGGACGCCATCGCGGCAAAACTAATACTGGAAACCTGGCTAAGTGAACGACGATAA
- a CDS encoding dihydroorotate dehydrogenase electron transfer subunit encodes MTDNRPHRDTIFLEDGEILSHQAFEGDQYILRLQAPRCAESAQPGSFAHIQCDRSKPLRRPISIMRTSATQGWVEFLYKAVGEGTRLLAQRQPGEKISVLGPIGVPFRFNPERSRPLLIGGGVGMPPMVFIAQTLAGNRNFKPLVILGSEVPFPFKPQPSSLLLPDMPDGVIASMPLMDDWQIPSRLASLQGFPGCHEGYVTDLARHWLQALPPEQLAQVEIFSCGPHPMLESVARLASEFSLPCQVSLEEFMACGVGGCAGCVVEVKTDQGPAMKRVCVDGPVFDSRAVFPA; translated from the coding sequence ATGACAGACAACAGACCCCATAGAGACACCATATTTCTGGAAGATGGGGAGATTCTCTCCCACCAGGCGTTTGAGGGTGATCAATACATCCTTCGCCTACAGGCACCCCGTTGCGCAGAGTCCGCCCAACCCGGCAGTTTTGCCCATATCCAGTGCGACAGATCCAAACCCCTGCGCCGACCCATCTCCATCATGCGCACATCGGCAACCCAGGGTTGGGTGGAGTTTCTGTACAAAGCGGTGGGTGAAGGCACCCGCCTGCTGGCCCAGCGTCAACCGGGGGAAAAGATCAGTGTTCTGGGGCCCATCGGCGTTCCGTTCCGATTCAATCCCGAGCGCTCCCGCCCGCTACTGATAGGTGGTGGCGTCGGCATGCCGCCGATGGTATTTATCGCCCAGACGCTGGCCGGAAACCGCAACTTCAAACCCCTGGTAATCCTGGGTTCGGAAGTACCGTTCCCCTTCAAACCCCAACCTTCCAGCCTGCTGCTACCCGATATGCCGGACGGGGTAATCGCCAGCATGCCGCTTATGGATGACTGGCAGATACCGAGCCGCCTGGCCAGCCTGCAGGGTTTTCCCGGTTGCCACGAAGGCTACGTAACCGATCTGGCCCGGCACTGGCTGCAGGCACTACCCCCAGAGCAACTGGCCCAGGTGGAGATATTCTCCTGCGGCCCCCACCCGATGTTGGAGAGCGTGGCCAGGCTGGCAAGCGAATTCAGTCTGCCCTGCCAGGTGTCACTGGAGGAGTTCATGGCCTGTGGCGTCGGTGGTTGCGCCGGTTGCGTAGTGGAGGTGAAGACTGATCAGGGCCCGGCAATGAAACGGGTCTGTGTGGATGGACCGGTGTTTGATTCACGCGCCGTCTTCCCTGCCTGA
- the pyrR gene encoding bifunctional pyr operon transcriptional regulator/uracil phosphoribosyltransferase PyrR, producing the protein MQAEAIDGLIGEMVQALKTRLEVQQVKDPVMIGIHTGGVWLAERLHSQLAIQQPLGTLDISFYRDDFTRIGMNPKVKPSQIPFEVEDRHIILVDDVLQTGRTIRAAMNEIFDYGRPASIILATLVERSGRELPIQPSVVGVRPPLTNEQQITLTGPDPLKLIIGTSKQETRETS; encoded by the coding sequence ATGCAGGCCGAAGCGATTGACGGGTTGATCGGGGAGATGGTGCAGGCCCTTAAAACCCGCCTTGAGGTGCAGCAAGTTAAAGACCCGGTCATGATCGGCATCCATACCGGTGGTGTCTGGCTGGCGGAACGGTTGCACAGTCAGTTGGCTATCCAACAACCCCTGGGCACCCTGGACATCTCGTTTTACCGGGATGACTTCACCCGTATCGGTATGAATCCCAAGGTGAAACCCTCGCAGATCCCATTTGAAGTGGAGGACCGCCACATCATCCTGGTGGACGATGTGCTGCAGACCGGCCGGACCATTCGCGCTGCCATGAACGAAATATTCGACTACGGCAGACCCGCTTCAATCATCCTGGCCACGCTGGTAGAGCGCAGTGGCCGGGAACTCCCGATTCAGCCCAGCGTGGTCGGTGTGCGACCACCGCTGACCAACGAGCAGCAGATCACATTGACCGGGCCGGACCCCCTCAAGCTGATCATCGGCACCTCCAAACAGGAGACCAGGGAAACATCGTGA
- a CDS encoding energy transducer TonB, which produces MKRSGIVTSIDRLGLTLFVAVTLHAVGILGVSFTLETPEKLPTPDRTLEIMVVQNPKKSPPKEPLEKADFLAQATQVGGGNQPDKVRPKTQVTPPTPPQQPKQVQTTAPTPPQAAQAAAKQPKKVLTQQQPERRKIETEPKKQPQPEKKRITAAQLLASTNQEISRLTAELDKKTKAYAKRPRRKTLMASTQEYKYASYLDAWRRKVERVGNLNYPDEAKRRKLYGNLVLHVAIRPDGSVRSINVRKSSGHKLLDDAAIRIVKLSAPFAPFPAEIRKETDILDIIRTWQFRNNDQLFSK; this is translated from the coding sequence ATGAAGCGTTCCGGCATAGTCACCTCGATCGACCGTTTAGGCCTGACCCTGTTCGTAGCAGTCACCCTGCATGCGGTAGGAATTCTGGGTGTCAGTTTCACCCTGGAAACACCCGAAAAACTCCCCACGCCTGACCGCACGCTGGAGATCATGGTGGTGCAGAACCCGAAAAAGAGCCCGCCCAAGGAGCCGCTGGAGAAAGCCGATTTCCTCGCCCAGGCTACCCAGGTAGGAGGGGGAAACCAGCCTGACAAGGTGCGCCCGAAGACCCAGGTGACGCCACCGACACCACCGCAGCAACCTAAACAGGTCCAGACCACCGCGCCCACACCGCCTCAGGCGGCCCAGGCCGCGGCCAAGCAGCCCAAAAAAGTGCTTACCCAGCAGCAGCCGGAGCGCCGCAAGATAGAGACTGAACCGAAAAAGCAGCCACAACCGGAAAAGAAACGGATCACGGCGGCGCAGCTGCTGGCCAGCACCAATCAGGAGATCAGCCGGCTGACCGCCGAACTGGACAAGAAAACCAAGGCCTATGCCAAGCGCCCCCGACGTAAAACCCTGATGGCAAGTACCCAGGAGTACAAATACGCCAGCTACCTGGACGCCTGGCGACGCAAAGTGGAGCGGGTCGGCAACCTGAACTATCCGGATGAAGCCAAACGCCGCAAACTGTATGGCAATCTGGTACTCCATGTAGCCATCCGGCCCGACGGCAGTGTCCGGTCGATCAATGTGCGCAAATCATCCGGCCACAAGTTACTGGATGATGCCGCCATCCGTATCGTCAAGCTCTCCGCCCCGTTCGCCCCATTTCCGGCGGAGATCAGAAAGGAGACCGATATCCTGGATATCATCCGGACCTGGCAGTTCCGTAACAACGATCAACTTTTCTCCAAATAG
- a CDS encoding PilT/PilU family type 4a pilus ATPase yields the protein MDFNAILNLMAQKKASDLFITAGMPPCIKVNGRIMPVAKTKFNDVQARELVMSIMSPAQREEFTQTNECNFAVSSKGAGRFRVSAFVQRDSVGMVLRRIETRIPEIQDLLLPPILKELALAKRGIVFFVGATGTGKSTSLASLVGYRNRNSSGHIITIEDPVEFIHNHDGCIITQREVGIDTESYEVALRNTLRQAPDVILIGEIRTRETMEHAIAFAETGHLVLSTLHANNANQALDRMINFFPEDRRDQVFMDLSLNLRAVIAQQLVRRPDGKSRRPVVEILVNTPLAADLIRKGEVHKLKELMKRSTEHGMVTFDQALYKLYTDGEITYEDAILYADSANEVRLMIKLGGGDAERHAARMSTVSLLDEGEI from the coding sequence GTGGACTTTAACGCAATCTTGAACCTGATGGCCCAGAAGAAGGCCTCTGACCTATTCATCACCGCGGGTATGCCACCCTGCATCAAGGTCAATGGTCGTATTATGCCGGTGGCCAAGACCAAGTTTAACGATGTGCAGGCCCGGGAGCTGGTGATGAGTATCATGTCGCCGGCGCAACGGGAAGAGTTTACCCAGACCAACGAGTGTAACTTCGCGGTCAGTTCCAAGGGGGCGGGCCGCTTCCGGGTCAGTGCCTTCGTGCAGCGCGACTCCGTGGGCATGGTGTTACGGCGAATCGAGACCCGTATCCCGGAGATTCAGGATCTGCTGTTGCCGCCTATTCTGAAAGAGCTGGCGCTGGCCAAGCGGGGCATTGTGTTCTTTGTCGGCGCCACCGGCACCGGTAAATCCACCTCCCTGGCCTCCCTGGTGGGATACCGCAATCGCAACAGTTCCGGTCACATCATCACCATTGAAGATCCGGTCGAGTTTATCCATAACCACGACGGCTGCATCATTACCCAGCGGGAAGTGGGCATCGATACGGAGTCCTATGAAGTGGCGCTGCGGAACACCCTGCGCCAGGCGCCGGATGTGATTCTGATTGGTGAGATCCGTACCCGTGAGACCATGGAGCACGCTATCGCGTTTGCCGAGACCGGCCATCTGGTGCTTTCCACCCTGCACGCCAACAATGCCAACCAGGCGCTGGACCGGATGATCAACTTCTTCCCGGAAGATCGCCGGGATCAGGTGTTTATGGACCTGTCGCTGAACCTGCGTGCGGTGATTGCCCAGCAACTGGTGCGACGTCCGGATGGCAAGAGCCGGCGGCCGGTGGTGGAGATCCTGGTCAACACGCCGTTGGCGGCTGATCTGATCCGCAAGGGCGAAGTGCACAAACTGAAAGAGCTGATGAAACGTTCCACCGAACACGGCATGGTGACCTTCGATCAGGCTCTGTACAAGCTCTACACGGATGGCGAAATCACCTACGAGGATGCCATTCTGTATGCCGATTCGGCCAACGAAGTGCGCCTGATGATCAAGCTGGGTGGGGGTGATGCGGAGCGTCATGCCGCCCGGATGAGCACCGTCTCGCTGCTGGACGAGGGCGAGATATAG
- a CDS encoding dihydroorotase, protein MKNPNSTQILGGRLIDPANGIDRVTDIFIKHGKIAAIGEPPEEFTPQRTIDASNQIVCPGLVDLSARMREPGQEHIATIASETALAARSGITTLCCPPDTDPVIDTPAVVTLLLRRAKRSARARLLPIGAMTQQLAGEYLSEMVALKRAGCVAMSNGYAPLANTLVERRALEYAATFDIMAILRPEDRHLRNNGYAHEGPVSARLGLPAIPEAAESVAVARDLALAEHTGCRIHFHLLSSGTAARMIEQAQQQRLKVSANVAAHQLHLTEMDIEDFDSNCHLNPPLRSLADRDALRSAVARGVIGAICSDHQPLEADAKEAPFPSTATGMSGLQTLLPLTLRLVDEGVLSLSEAIARVTCGPADILGLPYGRLQPGSSADICIFDPRAHWVLEAENMPSSGRNTPFIGWEFQGQVTHTLFEGRPVFQPDHSTHA, encoded by the coding sequence ATGAAGAACCCCAACAGCACCCAGATCCTCGGTGGTCGCCTGATTGATCCGGCTAACGGTATCGACCGGGTTACGGACATCTTCATCAAGCATGGCAAGATCGCCGCTATCGGCGAGCCGCCGGAAGAATTTACACCCCAGCGCACTATTGATGCCAGCAACCAGATCGTCTGTCCCGGGCTGGTTGATCTGAGCGCCCGCATGCGGGAACCGGGCCAGGAGCATATTGCCACCATTGCCAGCGAGACGGCCCTGGCCGCCCGCTCCGGCATTACCACCCTCTGCTGCCCACCGGACACCGATCCGGTCATCGACACACCCGCCGTGGTCACCCTGCTGTTGCGACGCGCCAAACGTTCAGCGCGGGCCCGGCTGCTGCCGATCGGCGCCATGACCCAGCAGTTGGCGGGCGAATACCTGAGCGAGATGGTAGCCCTGAAACGGGCCGGTTGTGTCGCCATGAGCAACGGCTACGCACCGCTCGCCAACACCCTGGTGGAGCGGCGGGCCCTGGAGTATGCCGCGACATTCGATATTATGGCCATCCTGCGCCCGGAAGATCGTCACCTGCGTAACAACGGCTATGCCCACGAAGGACCGGTCAGCGCCCGCCTGGGACTGCCGGCCATCCCGGAGGCGGCGGAGTCGGTGGCGGTGGCGCGGGATCTGGCGCTGGCCGAGCACACCGGCTGCCGTATCCATTTCCACCTGCTCTCCAGCGGCACCGCGGCGCGCATGATCGAACAGGCGCAGCAGCAGCGCCTCAAGGTATCGGCCAACGTCGCCGCCCACCAGCTGCATCTGACCGAAATGGATATCGAGGACTTTGACAGCAACTGCCACCTGAATCCGCCCCTGCGCAGTCTGGCGGATCGGGATGCCCTGCGCAGTGCCGTCGCCCGGGGCGTCATCGGGGCCATCTGCTCGGATCATCAACCACTCGAAGCAGATGCCAAGGAGGCACCCTTCCCCTCCACCGCCACCGGCATGTCCGGGCTGCAGACCCTGCTGCCGCTGACTCTCAGGCTGGTGGACGAGGGAGTGTTAAGTCTCTCCGAGGCGATCGCCCGGGTCACCTGCGGACCGGCAGATATACTGGGCCTCCCCTACGGCCGCTTGCAGCCGGGCAGCAGCGCGGATATCTGCATTTTCGATCCCCGGGCGCACTGGGTACTGGAGGCGGAAAATATGCCCAGTTCCGGACGCAACACCCCGTTTATCGGCTGGGAGTTCCAGGGCCAGGTCACCCATACCCTGTTTGAGGGCCGCCCGGTATTCCAACCCGACCATTCAACCCATGCCTGA
- the gshB gene encoding glutathione synthase, whose translation MTITLGVVMDPIESINIKKDSTFAMLLEAQRRGWGVRYMEQQDLFLDNDRACARVRTLLVEENPLEWFRFVAEETIALDELDVILMRKDPPFDMDYIYTTYLLEKAEERGVLTVNHPASLRDCNEKLFTAWFPQCCTPTLVTSNRERILQFMDQHKDMILKPLDGMGGSSIFRVRQGDPNINVIIETLTSQGKRLIMAQRFVPEISQGDKRILMVDGEPVPYALARIPKPGETRGNLAAGATGQGIPLSEQDRWIALQVGPSLRQRGILFAGLDVIGDYLTEINVTSPTCIRELDSQFGLNISAQLLDCIEEKLAQ comes from the coding sequence ATGACTATTACTCTCGGTGTTGTGATGGATCCGATTGAGTCCATCAACATAAAAAAGGACAGCACATTCGCCATGCTGCTGGAGGCCCAGCGGCGCGGTTGGGGTGTGCGTTACATGGAGCAGCAGGATCTGTTCCTGGATAATGACCGTGCCTGTGCCCGGGTCCGAACATTGCTAGTGGAAGAGAATCCCCTGGAGTGGTTCCGCTTTGTCGCTGAGGAGACCATCGCTCTGGATGAACTGGATGTCATCCTGATGCGTAAAGACCCCCCTTTTGACATGGACTATATCTATACCACCTACCTGCTGGAGAAAGCTGAGGAGCGTGGTGTATTGACCGTAAACCATCCAGCCAGCCTGCGGGATTGCAACGAAAAGCTGTTTACTGCCTGGTTTCCCCAGTGCTGCACGCCCACGCTGGTGACCAGCAATCGGGAGCGCATCCTGCAGTTCATGGACCAGCACAAGGACATGATATTGAAACCCCTGGATGGAATGGGTGGCAGTTCCATCTTCCGGGTACGCCAGGGCGACCCCAATATCAACGTGATTATCGAGACCCTGACAAGCCAGGGCAAGCGACTGATCATGGCACAGCGTTTTGTGCCCGAAATCAGCCAGGGGGACAAACGTATCCTGATGGTGGACGGAGAGCCGGTGCCCTACGCGCTGGCGCGCATTCCCAAGCCAGGTGAAACCCGGGGCAATCTGGCGGCCGGCGCTACCGGCCAGGGGATTCCGCTGTCAGAGCAGGATCGCTGGATCGCCCTGCAGGTGGGTCCGAGCCTGAGGCAACGGGGTATACTATTTGCCGGACTCGATGTGATCGGCGATTATCTCACCGAAATAAACGTCACCAGTCCAACCTGCATCAGGGAACTGGATAGCCAGTTCGGACTCAATATCAGCGCTCAACTGTTGGATTGTATTGAAGAGAAACTGGCGCAATGA
- a CDS encoding type IV pilus twitching motility protein PilT — translation MDIAELLAFSVKHEASDLHISAGLPPMIRVDGDIRRINVPALDHKIVHGLVYDIMNDKQRKDYEEFLETDFSFEIPGLARFRVNAFNQDRGASAVFRTIPSKVLTLEDLGCPETFKDIVNVPRGLVLVTGPTGSGKSTTLAAMMDYKNDNEYAHILTIEDPIEFVHTSKKCLINQREVHRDTLGFAEALRSALREDPDIILVGELRDLETIRLALTAAETGHLVFGTLHTSSAAKTIDRIIDVFPAGEKSMVRSMLSESLRSVIAQTLLKKVGGGRTAAWEIMVGTPAIRNLIREDKVAQMYSAIQTGQAHGMQTLDQHLQELVKKGVISRLDARSKAMNKEIFSS, via the coding sequence ATGGATATTGCTGAACTGCTTGCTTTTAGCGTCAAGCATGAAGCTTCGGACTTACACATTTCGGCCGGTTTGCCACCCATGATTCGGGTGGATGGGGATATCCGCCGGATCAACGTGCCGGCGCTGGATCACAAGATCGTTCATGGCCTGGTCTACGACATCATGAACGACAAGCAGCGAAAGGATTATGAGGAGTTTCTGGAGACCGACTTCTCTTTCGAGATACCGGGGCTGGCCCGTTTTCGTGTCAACGCCTTTAATCAGGATCGTGGCGCCTCCGCAGTGTTCCGTACCATTCCCTCCAAGGTACTGACGCTGGAGGATCTGGGCTGTCCCGAGACCTTCAAGGATATCGTCAACGTGCCCCGGGGATTGGTGCTGGTGACCGGGCCGACCGGTTCGGGTAAATCCACCACCCTGGCGGCGATGATGGATTACAAGAATGACAACGAGTACGCCCATATCCTCACCATTGAGGATCCCATCGAGTTTGTTCACACCAGTAAAAAGTGTCTGATCAACCAGCGCGAAGTGCATCGGGACACCCTGGGCTTCGCCGAGGCGCTGCGCTCGGCACTGCGTGAGGATCCGGACATCATCCTGGTGGGCGAGTTGCGTGACCTGGAGACGATCCGGCTCGCGCTGACCGCGGCCGAGACCGGCCATCTGGTGTTCGGTACCCTGCATACCAGCTCGGCTGCCAAGACCATCGACCGTATTATCGACGTGTTTCCGGCCGGTGAGAAATCCATGGTCCGCTCCATGTTGTCCGAGTCGCTGCGCTCGGTGATCGCCCAGACCCTGCTGAAAAAGGTCGGCGGCGGTCGGACCGCGGCTTGGGAGATCATGGTGGGTACGCCGGCCATCCGTAACCTGATCCGTGAGGATAAGGTGGCGCAGATGTATTCTGCCATCCAGACCGGCCAGGCGCACGGTATGCAGACCCTGGATCAACATCTGCAGGAGCTGGTGAAGAAGGGTGTCATCAGTCGGCTGGATGCACGTTCCAAAGCGATGAACAAAGAGATATTCAGTAGTTAA
- a CDS encoding YggS family pyridoxal phosphate-dependent enzyme, with translation MPAIQSRLETVRQQIQQAVERYHRRADSVQLLAVSKTHPAEAIRQAAAAGQGRFGESYIQEALDKIGQLRDLDIEWHYIGRIQGNKTRAIAENFDWVHSIDSAKQLRRLNDQRPDNLPPLNICLQIKIDDEESKAGITPREARELINSMADYPRLTLQGLMTLPAPAVDLEAQRIPFRRLRELRDELASEALPLPTLSMGMSGDLEAAIAEGSTIVRIGTAIFGPRHYPDQK, from the coding sequence ATGCCCGCTATCCAATCCCGGCTCGAAACTGTCAGACAACAGATCCAACAGGCCGTAGAGAGATACCATCGCAGAGCCGACTCAGTGCAACTGCTGGCGGTCAGCAAGACCCACCCCGCAGAGGCGATACGCCAGGCTGCCGCCGCCGGGCAAGGCCGGTTTGGCGAAAGTTACATCCAGGAAGCCCTGGACAAAATCGGGCAACTGCGCGACCTGGATATTGAGTGGCACTATATCGGCAGGATACAGGGAAACAAGACGCGAGCCATAGCGGAAAACTTCGACTGGGTTCACAGTATTGACAGTGCCAAGCAGCTTCGACGGCTGAATGACCAGCGACCGGACAATTTACCCCCCCTGAACATCTGTCTGCAGATCAAGATAGACGATGAGGAGAGCAAGGCGGGGATAACACCCCGGGAGGCCCGGGAACTGATCAACAGCATGGCCGACTACCCACGACTCACCCTGCAGGGGTTGATGACCCTGCCGGCGCCGGCGGTGGATCTGGAAGCCCAGCGCATACCATTCCGACGACTACGGGAACTCAGGGATGAACTGGCCAGTGAGGCATTGCCCCTGCCGACCCTCTCCATGGGGATGAGCGGCGACCTGGAGGCCGCGATTGCCGAGGGTTCCACCATCGTTCGCATCGGTACCGCCATCTTTGGCCCGAGGCACTATCCCGACCAGAAGTGA
- a CDS encoding YqgE/AlgH family protein, with translation MNDPESLTNQFLIAMPGLNDANFHHTVTYLCQHGKEGAMGIVINRPSGLRLNDILEQLEISDTPLPDAEQLIYVGGPVQTDRGFVLHTGGTEWDSTLQITPTISITTSRDILAAIARGEGPEKSLIALGYAGWGEGQLEQEMSANAWLNGPAPEQVLFDLPPEARWEAAAKALGVDLNLLSGEAGHA, from the coding sequence ATGAACGATCCTGAATCCCTGACCAACCAGTTCCTGATCGCCATGCCGGGGTTGAATGATGCCAACTTCCACCATACCGTGACCTATCTCTGCCAACACGGTAAAGAGGGGGCCATGGGCATTGTGATCAATCGTCCATCCGGCCTGCGGCTGAACGATATTCTGGAACAGCTGGAGATCAGCGACACTCCCCTTCCCGACGCCGAACAACTGATCTATGTAGGCGGACCGGTACAGACCGACCGTGGTTTTGTCCTGCACACCGGCGGCACCGAGTGGGATTCAACCCTACAGATCACCCCCACCATCAGCATCACTACCTCACGGGATATCCTGGCTGCCATCGCCCGGGGAGAAGGACCGGAAAAGTCCCTGATCGCCCTTGGCTACGCCGGCTGGGGTGAGGGACAGCTGGAACAGGAGATGAGCGCCAACGCCTGGCTGAACGGACCGGCACCGGAACAGGTGCTGTTTGATCTGCCGCCGGAAGCTCGCTGGGAGGCGGCGGCAAAAGCTCTCGGCGTCGACCTCAACCTGCTGTCAGGAGAGGCCGGACATGCCTAG
- a CDS encoding aspartate carbamoyltransferase catalytic subunit, which yields MSKPNIQLDSQGRLKHFLTIDGLNRKMLTEILDTAESFTGVSERVVKKVPLLRGKTICNLFFENSTRTRTTFEVAAKRLSADVLNLNVSTSSTKKGETLLDTLRNLEAMHVDMFVIRHSDSGAAHFFATHAAPHISVINAGDGQHAHPTQAMLDMFTIRRHKQEFTGLRVAIVGDILHSRVARSQILALNTLGTSEVRVIAPRTLLPADLRTLGVHVFHDLEEGIRDVDVVIMLRLQKERMTGALLPSEHEYFQLYGLTEKRLKAAKPDAIVMHPGPINRGVEMDSQVADGPRSVILQQVSFGIAVRMAVMSIAMGTQAQGAAAR from the coding sequence GTGAGCAAGCCCAATATACAACTCGACAGCCAAGGCAGACTCAAGCACTTCCTCACTATCGACGGCCTCAACCGGAAGATGCTGACCGAGATACTCGACACCGCGGAATCCTTCACCGGGGTGTCGGAACGGGTGGTCAAGAAGGTGCCCCTGCTGCGCGGCAAGACCATCTGCAATCTCTTTTTTGAAAACAGCACCCGCACCCGCACCACCTTTGAGGTGGCCGCCAAGCGCCTCTCGGCCGATGTGCTCAATCTCAATGTCAGCACCTCCTCCACCAAGAAGGGCGAGACCCTGCTGGACACCCTGCGTAACCTGGAGGCGATGCATGTGGACATGTTTGTCATTCGCCATTCAGACAGCGGGGCGGCACACTTTTTCGCCACCCACGCGGCCCCCCATATCAGCGTCATCAATGCCGGTGACGGACAGCACGCCCACCCCACCCAGGCGATGCTGGACATGTTCACCATCCGGCGTCACAAGCAGGAGTTCACTGGATTGCGGGTCGCCATCGTGGGTGACATCCTCCACTCCCGGGTAGCCCGCTCCCAAATCCTGGCGCTGAATACCCTGGGCACATCGGAGGTTCGGGTGATCGCCCCACGAACCCTGCTGCCCGCCGACCTGCGCACCCTGGGTGTGCATGTTTTTCACGACCTGGAAGAGGGTATTCGGGATGTGGATGTGGTGATCATGCTGCGGCTGCAGAAAGAGCGCATGACCGGCGCCCTGCTACCCAGTGAACATGAATATTTCCAGCTTTACGGACTCACCGAAAAACGGCTTAAAGCGGCCAAACCGGACGCCATCGTCATGCATCCCGGCCCTATCAACCGCGGTGTGGAGATGGATTCCCAGGTAGCCGACGGACCGCGCTCGGTGATTCTGCAACAGGTGAGTTTCGGTATTGCGGTGCGCATGGCGGTGATGTCCATCGCCATGGGCACCCAGGCCCAGGGAGCAGCCGCACGATGA
- a CDS encoding FAD:protein FMN transferase — translation MKYLKIFSWLALLLFLAGCDQSPPDFKGKFLAFGTLVDISIAGVSQQEAQAATDIIENDFKRMHRSWHAWDPGPLGRVNKLLETGGTFSAPPSVLPLIIRGAELSEKSDGLFNPAIGRLIDAWGFHSNDPAGHRPPPQATIDQFLADAPSMSDLHIDGIRMRSSNPAVKLDFGAFGKGYGIDLAVEHLKDLGIQNTILNAGGDLRAIGSHNGQPWRIAIRNPSGEGVLGVIETQGNESIFTSGDYERNFTWEGKRYHHIIDPRTGYPAVGTRSVTVIHNDATTADAAATALFIAGPSRWYEIAQRMGVGYVLLVDTEGTLHMNPAMQTRVALTDTNHTIKLSPPLRVAPAD, via the coding sequence ATGAAGTATCTTAAAATTTTCTCCTGGCTGGCCCTGCTGCTGTTCCTGGCGGGCTGCGACCAATCCCCACCGGATTTTAAAGGCAAATTTCTCGCTTTTGGCACCCTGGTGGATATCTCCATAGCCGGAGTCTCCCAGCAGGAAGCGCAGGCGGCTACGGATATTATTGAAAATGACTTCAAACGCATGCATCGCTCCTGGCACGCCTGGGATCCGGGTCCGCTTGGACGTGTCAACAAACTGCTGGAGACCGGCGGGACATTTTCTGCCCCGCCCTCCGTGCTGCCACTGATCATACGTGGCGCCGAACTATCGGAGAAAAGCGACGGTCTGTTCAATCCGGCCATCGGACGCCTGATCGATGCCTGGGGATTTCACAGCAACGATCCTGCCGGGCACCGACCACCGCCTCAAGCAACAATCGACCAGTTTCTGGCCGACGCGCCCAGCATGAGTGATCTGCATATTGACGGTATTCGGATGCGTAGCAGCAACCCGGCGGTAAAACTGGATTTCGGTGCCTTCGGCAAAGGCTACGGTATCGACCTGGCAGTGGAGCACCTGAAAGATCTGGGTATCCAGAACACGATCCTGAATGCGGGCGGCGATCTGCGTGCCATCGGCAGTCATAATGGCCAGCCCTGGCGCATCGCTATCCGCAACCCCAGTGGCGAAGGCGTTCTGGGCGTTATCGAGACCCAGGGAAATGAGAGCATCTTTACCTCAGGCGACTACGAACGCAATTTCACCTGGGAGGGTAAACGGTACCACCACATAATCGATCCCCGAACCGGCTATCCCGCGGTTGGCACTCGATCGGTCACCGTGATCCATAATGACGCCACCACGGCCGATGCAGCCGCCACGGCACTGTTCATTGCCGGACCCTCGCGCTGGTATGAGATCGCCCAACGCATGGGAGTCGGTTATGTACTGCTGGTGGACACTGAGGGCACCCTGCATATGAACCCGGCGATGCAGACCCGGGTCGCCCTGACCGATACCAATCACACCATCAAGCTGAGCCCACCGCTCAGGGTAGCACCGGCGGATTGA